A genomic stretch from Thermoleophilia bacterium includes:
- the proC gene encoding pyrroline-5-carboxylate reductase, with translation MIVGFIGSGNMAAAMARGWASSGKHPPSQMLFTDSGSGRATALAAEVGGKAVDTNEDLVEGADFVVLAMKPKSLAEVAGSLPAPRAVMSLLGGTALGKLVEQFPESTILRLMPNLAVETGRGVIAVARPEESDREIVADGLSLLGSLGKVVELDDGLMDAATAVMGCSPAYFAVVADALAKVGIEDGLDPEDSLTMVAETLAGTAELLKRRTPFEIQVAVASPGGSTEAGLEALAAGGGAEAFEVAALASLRRMREG, from the coding sequence ATGATCGTTGGATTCATCGGTTCGGGAAACATGGCAGCCGCCATGGCCCGGGGCTGGGCGTCTTCCGGCAAACATCCGCCGTCGCAGATGCTGTTCACCGACTCGGGCTCCGGCCGGGCCACCGCTCTGGCGGCCGAGGTCGGCGGCAAGGCCGTCGATACGAACGAAGATCTGGTTGAAGGCGCTGATTTCGTGGTGCTCGCCATGAAACCGAAGAGCCTGGCCGAAGTGGCCGGATCGCTGCCGGCGCCGAGGGCCGTGATGTCTTTGCTCGGCGGCACTGCGCTGGGAAAGCTGGTCGAACAGTTCCCGGAGTCGACGATATTGCGCCTGATGCCGAACCTCGCGGTCGAGACCGGTCGGGGAGTCATTGCCGTCGCCCGCCCCGAAGAGAGCGACCGCGAGATCGTCGCTGACGGCCTTTCACTGCTCGGCTCACTGGGCAAGGTGGTCGAGCTCGATGATGGTCTGATGGACGCGGCAACCGCCGTCATGGGCTGCTCACCTGCCTATTTCGCCGTGGTGGCCGATGCCCTGGCCAAGGTCGGCATCGAAGACGGGCTCGACCCTGAGGACTCGCTCACGATGGTCGCCGAGACGCTGGCCGGCACCGCTGAACTTCTGAAGCGCCGCACGCCTTTCGAGATCCAGGTTGCGGTCGCCTCTCCCGGCGGTAGTACCGAAGCCGGCCTCGAGGCGCTGGCCGCCGGTGGTGGCGCGGAAGCCTTCGAGGTGGCGGCGCTGGCCTCGCTCCGCCGGATGCGCGAAGGCTGA
- a CDS encoding cell division protein SepF translates to MALRDSWHRTLVYFGLAEESDHADDYDGYDDEYLEGDEDYEPRRERGRGGREANVRRLPTSRRARHDEIDDIFADDDAPPSSRGGGRGSNTRVLRSVGDDNDVQVHLVIPRNFNDAQQVADQFKRKVPVILNLQTTDHELSKRLIDFASGLTYAMDGGMQRIADKVFLLTPRNVEVSAEEKARLIDKGFFNQS, encoded by the coding sequence ATGGCACTACGTGATTCATGGCACCGCACCCTCGTTTACTTCGGCCTGGCCGAGGAATCCGACCATGCCGACGACTATGACGGCTACGACGACGAGTACCTCGAAGGCGATGAGGACTACGAACCCCGCCGCGAGCGTGGACGCGGAGGCCGCGAGGCCAACGTGCGCCGTCTACCGACCAGCCGCCGCGCCCGGCACGACGAGATCGACGACATCTTTGCCGACGACGACGCGCCTCCGAGTTCGCGCGGAGGCGGAAGAGGCAGCAATACCCGCGTCCTCCGCTCGGTCGGCGACGACAACGATGTCCAGGTCCACCTGGTCATTCCACGGAACTTCAATGACGCCCAGCAGGTCGCGGACCAGTTCAAGCGCAAGGTGCCGGTGATCCTGAACCTTCAGACCACCGACCACGAACTCTCGAAGCGCCTGATCGACTTCGCCTCGGGCCTCACCTACGCGATGGACGGGGGCATGCAGCGCATTGCCGACAAGGTCTTCCTGCTCACGCCGCGGAACGTCGAGGTGTCGGCCGAAGAGAAGGCCAGACTGATCGACAAGGGCTTCTTCAACCAGTCCTGA
- a CDS encoding laccase domain-containing protein, whose translation MRWLEASLPSATACFSGRTGGVSASPFDSLNLGILTDDERGAVLENRQRLAAALGVDGGRVAMARQVHGAELRFHGEGPVPPHFLEPGDPPADADGHLTRTPALPLLVLVADCLPVAMTGPEGLAMLHCGWRGLAAGIVGEAAGRIGATDAVVGPGIGPCCFEVGDEVFDAFSDLGPGLRQDRNLDLWEVARRQLDRAGVERVETAGICTFCDEENFFSHRRDGGVTGRQAGIAWLD comes from the coding sequence TTGCGATGGCTGGAAGCGTCCCTGCCGTCGGCAACGGCCTGCTTCTCCGGTCGGACCGGCGGGGTCAGCGCGTCGCCATTCGACTCCCTCAATCTCGGGATCCTGACCGACGACGAGCGCGGCGCCGTCCTCGAGAATCGGCAGCGCCTCGCTGCGGCTCTGGGGGTTGATGGCGGACGGGTGGCTATGGCTCGTCAGGTACACGGGGCGGAACTCCGCTTTCACGGCGAAGGGCCGGTGCCGCCGCACTTCCTGGAGCCGGGGGACCCGCCGGCCGACGCCGACGGCCACCTGACCCGGACCCCGGCCCTGCCGCTGCTGGTGCTCGTTGCCGACTGCCTGCCAGTGGCGATGACCGGCCCGGAGGGACTGGCGATGCTCCACTGCGGCTGGCGCGGGCTTGCCGCGGGCATCGTCGGTGAAGCGGCCGGGCGGATCGGCGCGACCGACGCGGTGGTCGGCCCGGGCATCGGCCCCTGCTGCTTCGAAGTGGGCGATGAGGTGTTCGACGCCTTCTCGGACCTGGGTCCGGGCCTGCGACAGGACAGGAACCTGGATCTCTGGGAGGTCGCCCGGCGTCAGCTGGACCGAGCCGGAGTCGAGCGGGTCGAGACGGCGGGGATCTGCACCTTCTGCGACGAAGAAAACTTCTTCTCACACCGACGGGACGGCGGTGTGACCGGGCGCCAGGCCGGAATCGCCTGGCTCGACTGA
- the rpsB gene encoding 30S ribosomal protein S2: MAQVGIQNLLEAGVHFGHQTSRWNPNMRRYIAGELDGIHIIDLLQTEEMLEDARRFVGELTSGGGKVLFVGTKKQASDVIQNWAEKSSMPYVNRRWLPGLLTNFNISSARIKRLHELNDLVETEQIDLLPTKERMKMMAERTKLEFALGGVKDMDRVPDAVFIMDLKAEEIALREATRLRLPIIALVDSNCDPGNIDYVVPGNDDAIRSCELVISTVGSAIEEGAGAWAVIEEKRQAEEKARREKEDAERKKREEEEKVRREAIEKEQAEEKAKKIVEDKAKADAAPPAPAPAPVPEKPKQAEKPKQPEKPHPQAVPDDAPHPQAVPEEAPHPQAVPDDAPHPQAVPDDAPHPQAVPEDAPHPQAVPDDTEAEAAEGSDEPAEAVSTEEKS; the protein is encoded by the coding sequence ATGGCGCAGGTAGGAATCCAGAATTTGCTGGAGGCCGGAGTTCATTTTGGCCACCAGACCAGTCGTTGGAACCCGAATATGCGGCGTTATATCGCCGGAGAACTCGACGGGATCCACATCATCGACCTCCTCCAGACGGAGGAAATGCTCGAGGACGCACGCCGATTCGTCGGTGAGCTGACTTCGGGTGGCGGCAAGGTGCTGTTCGTCGGCACCAAGAAGCAGGCCTCGGACGTCATCCAGAACTGGGCCGAGAAGTCGAGCATGCCGTATGTCAACCGGCGCTGGTTGCCCGGCCTTCTCACGAACTTCAACATCTCGTCGGCCCGTATCAAGCGGCTCCACGAGCTGAATGACCTGGTCGAGACCGAACAGATCGATCTGCTGCCGACCAAAGAACGCATGAAGATGATGGCCGAGCGCACCAAGCTCGAGTTCGCCCTCGGTGGAGTCAAGGACATGGACCGCGTCCCCGACGCCGTCTTCATCATGGACCTCAAGGCCGAAGAGATCGCCCTGCGCGAGGCGACCCGACTGCGCCTGCCGATCATCGCCCTGGTCGACTCGAACTGTGACCCGGGCAATATCGACTACGTCGTGCCCGGCAATGACGACGCGATCCGCTCCTGTGAGCTGGTCATCTCGACCGTCGGTTCGGCGATCGAAGAAGGCGCCGGCGCCTGGGCCGTGATCGAAGAGAAGCGCCAGGCCGAGGAGAAGGCCCGTCGCGAGAAGGAAGACGCCGAGCGCAAGAAGCGTGAGGAAGAGGAAAAGGTCCGCCGCGAGGCGATCGAGAAGGAGCAGGCTGAGGAGAAGGCCAAAAAGATTGTCGAAGACAAGGCCAAGGCTGACGCGGCTCCGCCCGCACCCGCACCGGCACCGGTTCCCGAGAAGCCCAAGCAGGCAGAGAAGCCCAAGCAGCCCGAGAAGCCTCACCCTCAGGCCGTCCCGGACGACGCGCCTCATCCTCAGGCCGTCCCCGAAGAGGCCCCGCACCCTCAAGCTGTCCCGGACGACGCGCCTCATCCTCAGGCCGTCCCTGACGACGCCCCGCACCCTCAGGCAGTGCCGGAAGACGCCCCGCACCCTCAGGCCGTCCCCGATGACACGGAGGCCGAAGCCGCCGAAGGATCGGACGAGCCCGCCGAGGCTGTGAGCACCGAGGAGAAGAGCTGA
- a CDS encoding RluA family pseudouridine synthase, protein MTEPVPGAFGIVFKDEHLIVIDKGADLVVHPAPSHEGVTLVELLGEALAGGDEPDRPGIVHRLDRGTSGLMVVARDDETHAALQEMIRRREVERTYLALADGRFRSRTGTIDAPIGRASRKRHRMAVNGAAPREATTHFEVKESLRRDTLLEVRLETGRTHQIRVHLEAIKHPLIGDPTYGGPERYELTRPFLHSARLAFKHPATGEGQVFEAPLPTDLAEALELARDGAV, encoded by the coding sequence GTGACCGAGCCGGTGCCCGGCGCTTTCGGCATCGTCTTCAAGGACGAGCACCTGATCGTGATCGACAAGGGCGCCGACCTCGTCGTCCATCCGGCTCCGTCACATGAAGGGGTGACCCTGGTCGAGCTGCTCGGCGAGGCCCTCGCCGGCGGCGACGAACCCGACCGGCCGGGCATCGTCCACCGTCTTGACCGCGGCACCAGTGGCCTGATGGTGGTCGCCCGTGACGATGAGACCCATGCCGCCCTCCAGGAGATGATCCGCCGGCGGGAGGTCGAGCGCACCTACCTCGCCCTGGCCGACGGCAGGTTCCGCTCCCGGACCGGAACGATCGACGCGCCGATCGGCCGCGCCTCCCGCAAGCGGCACCGCATGGCGGTCAACGGTGCCGCACCACGCGAGGCCACAACCCATTTCGAAGTCAAAGAGTCCCTTCGCCGCGACACCCTGCTCGAGGTCAGGCTGGAAACAGGCCGAACCCACCAGATCCGCGTACATCTAGAGGCGATTAAGCATCCCTTGATCGGCGATCCGACTTACGGAGGACCGGAGCGATACGAGTTGACGAGGCCATTCCTGCATTCAGCAAGGCTGGCGTTCAAGCATCCGGCAACAGGGGAAGGGCAGGTTTTCGAGGCTCCTTTGCCGACGGACCTGGCTGAAGCCCTGGAACTCGCCCGCGACGGGGCTGTCTAG
- the frr gene encoding ribosome recycling factor, which produces MIDDLLTDARQRMEKSVESTRGEFSSVRTGRATPHLLDRITVDYYGAMTPLAQMANVATTDARTLTVTPYDKTVMGSIEKAILESDVGLTPSNDGNVIRLNVPDLTEERRKELVKVVNGVAEDGRIAIRNVRRDVMADLRELKKDGEAGADDEHRAETSLQKLTDETIGEIDSLLKGKEEEILEV; this is translated from the coding sequence ATGATCGACGACCTACTCACAGACGCCCGGCAACGGATGGAGAAATCCGTCGAATCGACCCGCGGCGAGTTCTCCAGCGTGCGCACGGGACGCGCCACGCCGCATCTGCTCGATCGGATCACGGTCGACTACTACGGCGCCATGACGCCGCTGGCCCAGATGGCCAACGTCGCCACCACCGACGCGCGCACCCTCACCGTGACGCCTTACGACAAGACCGTGATGGGCTCGATCGAGAAAGCGATCCTCGAGTCCGACGTCGGCCTGACCCCGTCGAACGATGGCAACGTGATCCGCCTGAACGTGCCGGACCTGACCGAAGAGCGGCGCAAGGAACTGGTCAAGGTCGTCAACGGCGTCGCCGAAGACGGCCGGATCGCGATCCGCAACGTGCGCCGCGACGTGATGGCCGACCTGCGCGAGTTGAAGAAGGACGGCGAGGCCGGCGCCGACGACGAGCACCGGGCCGAGACTTCGCTCCAGAAACTCACTGACGAAACAATCGGAGAGATTGACTCCCTGCTGAAAGGCAAGGAAGAGGAAATCCTCGAGGTGTGA
- a CDS encoding UMP kinase, translating to MNDAEPKFRRILLKLSGEALMGNLDFGTDPAEVERIARQLGVIRSRGVEVAIVVGAGNIYRGIDGAAQGMDRATGDYMGMMATVLNALTLQDALEKHGQYTRVLSAIDVREVAEPYIRRRAMRHLEKGRIVIFAAGTGNPFFTTDTAAALRALEIHAEAILMAKNGVEGVYDADPATDPNATFIPELSHRDAIERGLKVMDSTALSLCMDNDLPIYVFNMADELNIDRIVSGEKVGTLVRSSVPDDSTPAEKA from the coding sequence ATGAACGACGCAGAGCCGAAATTCAGACGGATCCTTCTAAAGCTCTCGGGCGAGGCATTGATGGGCAACCTCGACTTCGGTACCGACCCGGCCGAAGTCGAGCGCATCGCGCGCCAGCTCGGCGTGATTCGCAGCCGGGGGGTCGAAGTCGCGATCGTGGTCGGTGCCGGCAACATCTACCGCGGCATCGATGGTGCCGCCCAGGGGATGGACCGGGCGACCGGCGACTACATGGGCATGATGGCCACGGTGCTGAACGCCCTGACGCTGCAGGACGCGCTGGAGAAGCACGGCCAGTACACCCGGGTGCTTTCGGCGATCGACGTGCGTGAGGTGGCCGAGCCGTACATCAGGCGCCGCGCGATGCGGCACCTGGAGAAGGGCCGGATAGTGATCTTCGCCGCCGGCACCGGCAACCCGTTCTTCACCACCGACACGGCCGCCGCGCTGCGGGCCCTGGAGATCCACGCCGAGGCGATCCTGATGGCGAAGAACGGCGTCGAAGGTGTGTATGACGCCGACCCGGCGACCGACCCGAACGCAACTTTCATCCCCGAGCTCAGCCACCGTGACGCGATCGAACGTGGTCTCAAGGTGATGGACTCGACCGCGCTCAGCCTCTGTATGGACAACGACCTGCCGATCTACGTCTTCAACATGGCCGATGAGCTCAATATAGATAGGATCGTTTCAGGCGAGAAAGTCGGAACCCTGGTCCGCTCGAGCGTGCCTGACGACTCAACACCTGCGGAGAAAGCATGA
- the lspA gene encoding signal peptidase II — MTRRRQLLWALVVAAAVVVVDQLAKAEVTDRIERGTSVEVIGPLKFTLTHNDGVAFGLAGGGGVLVIILSLVALIAIGVFVAAVPGRNATWLAGGLILGGAAGNLIDRIRLGYVTDFVLLPHWPAFNLADCAITVGVVILAWTLIRDGREET; from the coding sequence TTGACCCGTAGGCGGCAGCTGTTGTGGGCGCTTGTGGTCGCCGCGGCAGTGGTGGTCGTCGACCAGCTCGCCAAGGCCGAGGTCACTGACCGAATCGAGCGCGGCACTTCGGTCGAGGTGATCGGCCCACTCAAGTTCACGCTGACCCACAACGACGGAGTCGCCTTCGGTCTGGCCGGAGGCGGCGGAGTCTTGGTGATCATTCTCAGCCTGGTCGCGCTGATCGCGATTGGTGTCTTCGTGGCGGCGGTTCCGGGGCGCAATGCCACCTGGCTGGCCGGCGGCCTGATCCTCGGCGGCGCGGCCGGCAACCTGATCGATCGCATTCGCCTCGGTTACGTCACCGACTTCGTCCTGCTGCCGCACTGGCCGGCCTTCAACCTCGCCGACTGCGCGATCACCGTCGGCGTAGTGATCCTCGCCTGGACCCTGATCAGAGACGGCCGGGAGGAGACGTGA
- a CDS encoding YggT family protein codes for MGTILAITRGDAAAYVNALFTVYIILIFIRILTSWIPKIPDNRALRAVLTFVQDTTDPYLNVFRRILPPVGAGGMQLDLSPIVGVILLLIGQAVVVGLVRG; via the coding sequence ATGGGCACGATTCTGGCAATCACCCGGGGCGACGCGGCGGCTTACGTCAACGCGCTGTTCACCGTGTACATCATCCTGATCTTCATCCGGATACTGACGTCGTGGATCCCGAAGATCCCGGACAATCGGGCTCTGCGGGCCGTTCTCACCTTTGTCCAGGACACCACCGATCCCTACCTGAACGTCTTTCGCCGCATCCTGCCGCCGGTCGGCGCCGGGGGAATGCAGCTCGACCTCAGTCCGATAGTCGGCGTGATCCTCCTGCTGATCGGGCAGGCGGTAGTGGTCGGACTGGTCCGCGGTTGA
- the tsf gene encoding translation elongation factor Ts, with the protein MASATDVKTLRQQTGAGMMDCKSALEEADGDMDRAVELLRVKGQASAAKRAERGTTEGVIASYIHANRKVGAMVEVQCETDFVARNDDFQAFAYDVALHIAAVSPTHVAIEDIPEDEIANERRVFEEKAKEDGKPDNVVERIVDGQVAKWAKERALMEQEHVNVDKHDSKTIEQLRQDAVAKLGENVVISRFSVFRVGE; encoded by the coding sequence ATGGCATCAGCCACAGACGTAAAGACACTCCGGCAGCAGACCGGGGCCGGCATGATGGACTGCAAATCGGCCCTCGAGGAAGCCGACGGCGACATGGATCGTGCGGTCGAGCTGCTGCGTGTCAAGGGCCAGGCTTCGGCCGCCAAGCGCGCCGAACGTGGCACGACCGAAGGCGTGATTGCCTCGTACATCCACGCCAACAGGAAGGTCGGCGCGATGGTGGAGGTTCAGTGCGAGACCGACTTCGTCGCCCGTAACGATGACTTCCAGGCATTCGCCTATGACGTCGCGCTTCACATCGCAGCGGTGTCCCCGACCCACGTCGCAATCGAGGACATCCCCGAGGATGAAATCGCAAACGAGCGTCGTGTCTTCGAGGAGAAGGCCAAGGAGGACGGCAAGCCGGACAACGTAGTCGAGCGCATCGTCGACGGCCAGGTCGCCAAGTGGGCCAAGGAACGCGCCCTGATGGAACAGGAGCACGTGAACGTCGACAAACACGATTCGAAGACGATCGAGCAGTTGCGCCAGGACGCGGTGGCCAAGCTCGGGGAGAACGTCGTCATCTCGCGCTTCTCCGTCTTCCGGGTGGGCGAGTAA